From the genome of Pseudomonas migulae:
CAGGGAGCCGGCCAGGTAACGCACGCCAGCTTCCAGCGAAGCCTTGGCCATGCCCATTACGTTGTAGTTCGGCATGGTGCGCTCGGCGCCCAGGTACGACAGGGTCAGCAGGCTGCCGTTGCGGCCTTTCATCATTTCGCGACCAGCTTTGGCCAAAGCCACGAAGCTGTAGGCGCTGATGTCGTGAGCAATGCGGAAACCTTCACGGGTGGTGGCTTCGGTGAAGTCGCCGTCCAGTTGGTCGCCCGGGGCGAAGCCGACGGAGTGCACGATGCAGTCCAGGCCGTCCCACTTCTTGCTCAGCGCTTCGAAGACCTTGGCGATTTCTTCATCGCTGGCCACGTCGCACGGGAAGCACAGGTCAGGGTTGGAACCCCAGCTTTGTGCGAACTCTTCGACACGACCCTTGAGTTTGTCGTTCTGATAAGTGAAGGCAAGCTCAGCGCCCTCGCGATGCATGGCGGCAGCGATGCCGGATGCGATGGACAGCTTGCTGGCGACACCGACGATCAGTACGCGCTTACCGGCGAGAAAACCCATGTGTTGCTCCTCTCTTTCAGGTTATTGCGCAGTGGCTGGTGCCAGGAAAGCGGCTTCCAGCAACTGCTGTGTATACGGATGTTGGGGGGCGGCAAAGATACTTTGCGCGTCTCCCTGTTCGACCACTTGGCCATGCTTGACCACCATCAGTTGGTGGCTCAGCGCTTTGACGACAGCCAGGTCATGGCTGATAAACAGATACGTCAGGTTGTACTTGGTTTGCAGTGAACGCAGCAGCTCCACCACTTGGCGCTGCACTGTCCGGTCGAGGGCCGATGTCGGCTCGTCCAGCAATATCAGCGCCGGTTTTAGCACTAATGCCCGGGCAATGGCGATTCTCTGCCGCTGCCCGCCGGAAAATTCGTGGGGGTAGCGGTGCCGGGTTTCCGGATCCAGACCTACCTCCTTGAGTGCCGCAATAATCGCTTGTTCCTGTTCCGCCTCGGTGCCCATCTTGTGGATCCGCAGGCCTTCGCCGACGATCTGGCTCACGCACATTCGCGGGCTCAGGCTGCCGAACGGGTCCTGAAACACCACCTGCATCTCCCGACGCAGTGGCCGAACCTGCTGCTGCGTCAGGCAGTCTAGCTGTTTGCCTTCAAAACGGATCGCACCTTTGCTGCCGATCAGCCGCAAAATCGCCAATCCGAGTGTCGACTTGCCCGAACCGCTTTCTCCCACAATCCCCAGGGTCTGGCCCTGAGGGAGGCTGAAGTTTATCCCGTCCACCGCCTTGATGTGGTCGACGGTCTTTTTCAGCAAGCCTTTCTTGATCGGGAACCAGACTTTCAGGTCCTCGACCTGCAGCAAGGGCGGGCCAATCACATTGGTCGCCGGCTTGCCGCTGGGCTCCGCTGCCAGCAGTTCCCGAGTGTACGGATGCTGCGGCGCGCGGAACAACTCCTCGCACGATGCCTGTTCGACGATGCAACCGCGCTGCATGACACATACGCGATGCGCAATTCTTCGCACAAGGTTCAAATCGTGACTGATCAGTAGCAACGCCATGCCCAGACGGGCCTGCAATTCCTTGAGCAATTCGAGGATTTTCAGCTGAACGGTCACGTCCAGCGCGGTAGTCGGCTCATCCGCGATCAGCAGTTCCGGCTCGTTGGCCAGGGCCATGGCGATCATCACCCGCTGACGCTGGCCGCCGGACAATTCATGGGGCAGGGCTTTCAGGCGCTTCTCGGGTTCCGGAATGCCGACCATCTCCAGCAGCTCCAGCGTACGTTTGGTTGCGACTTTGCCGATCAAACCCTTGTGGATGCCGAGGACTTCGTTGATCTGTTTCTCGATCGAGTGCAACGGATTGAGCGAGGTCATCGGCTCCTGGAAGATCATCGCGATCCGGTTGCCGCGGATGTGGCGGATGGTTTTCTCTTTCAGGCTCAGCAGGTCTTGCCCGGAATACTCGATGGTGCCGGATGGATGCCGGGCGAGCGGGTAGGGCAGCAAGCGCAGGATCGAGTGCGCGGTCACCGATTTGCCGGAACCGCTTTCACCGACCAGCGCCAGGGTTTCGCCACGCTTGATGTCGAAGCTGACGCCTTCAACCACGCGCTGACAGCGATCGCCGACGACGAATTCGACGGACAGGTCGCGCACTTCGATCAGATTGTCCTGATTCATTTCACTTCCTCGGGTCGAAGGCATCGCGAGCGGACTCGCCGATGAACACCAGCAGACTCAACATCAACGCCAGCACCGCAAACGCGCTCATGCCGAGCCACGGCGCTTGCAGGTTGGATTTGCCCTGGGCCACCAGCTCACCCAGCGACGGCGCGCCCGGCGGCAAGCCGAAGCCCAGGAAGTCCAGCGCGGTCAGCGTGCCGATGGCACCGGTCAGGATGAACGGCATGAAGGTCATGGTCGAGACCATCGCGTTGGGCAGGATATGGCGGAACATGATCGCACCATTCTGCATCCCCAGCGCCCGGGCGGCGCGCACGTATTCGAGGTTACGCCCGCGCAGGAACTCGGCACGCACCACGTCCACCAGGCTCATCCACGAGAACAGCAGCATGATCCCCAACAGCCACCAGAAGTTCGGCTGAACGAAACTGGCCAGAATGATCAGCAGGTACAGCACCGGCAACCCGGACCAGATCTCCAGGAAACGCTGCCCGGCCAGATCGACCCAGCCGCCATAGAAACCCTGCAGGGCGCCGGCAATCACGCCGATGATCGAGCTGAGAATGGTCAGCGTCAGGGCAAACAAAACGGAAATCCGGAAGCCGTAAATCACCCGCGCAAGCACGTCACGTCCCTGATCGTCCGTGCCCAGCAGGTTGTCGGCCGACGGCGGCGCCGGGGCCGGGACTTTCAGGTCGTAGTTGATGCTTTGGTAACTGTAGGGAATTGGCGCCCACAGCACCCAGGCGTCCTTGGCCTTGAGCAGTTCGCGGATGTACGGGCTCTTGTAGTTGGCTTCCAGCGGGAATTCGCCACCGAACGCGGTTTCCGGGTAACGCTTGACCGCCGGGAAGTACCAGCTGTTGTCGTAGTGCACCACCAGCGGCTTGTCGTTGGCGATCAGCTCGGCACCGAGGCTCAGGCCGAACAGCACGAGAAACAGCCACAGCGACCACCAGCCACGCTTGTTGGCCTTGAACAGTTCGAAACGGCGGCGATTGAGAGGGGACAGGTTCATCTCAATGCTCCCGGCTTTCGAAATCGATGCGCGGATCGACAAAGGTGTAGGTGAGATCGCCGATCAGTTTCACCACCAGCCCCAGCAGCGTGAAGATGAACAGCGTGCCGAAGACCACCGGGTAATCGCGGTTGATCGCGGCTTCGAAACTCATCAGACCCAGCCCGTCGAGGGAGAAAATCACCTCGACCAACAACGAGCCGGTGAAGAAAATCCCGATGAACGCCGAAGGGAAACCGGCAATCACCAGCAGCATGGCATTACGGAAAACATGGCCGTAGAGCACGCGGTGATTGGTCAGGCCTTTGGCTTTCGCCGTCACCACGTACTGCTTGTTGATTTCGTCGAGGAAGCTGTTTTTGGTCAACAGGGTCATGGTCGCGAAGTTGCCGATCACCAGCGCGGTCACCGGCAACGCCAGGTGCCAGAAGTAATCGAGCACCTTGCCGCCCATGCTCAGTTCATCGAAGTTGTTCGAGGTCAGCCCCCGTAGCGGGAACCAGTCGAAATAGCTGCCGCCGGCGAACACCACGATCAACAGGATCGCGAACAGAAACGCCGGGATCGCGTAGCCGACGATGATCGCCGAACTGGTCCACACGTCGAAGTGGCTGCCGTGCCGCGTGGCCTTGGCGATCCCCAGCGGGATCGACACCAGGTACATGATCAGCGTGCTCCACAACCCGAGGGAGATCGATACGGGCATTTTTTCCTTGATCAGGTCGATGACCTTGGCGTCGCGGAAGAAGCTGTCGCCGAAGTCCAGGGTGGCGTAGTTCTTGACCATGATCCACAAACGTTCCGGCGCCGATTTGTCGAAGCCGTACATGTGCTCGATTTCCTTGACCAGCATCGGGTCCAGGCCTTGCGCGCCGCGATAGGCGGAACCGGCCACCGACACTTCGGCACCGCCGCCGGCAATGCGGCTGGTGGCGCCTTCGAAGCCTTCGAGCTTGGCGATCATCTGTTCCACCGGCCCGCCGGGGGCGGCCTGGATGATCACGAAGTTGATCAGCAAGATGCCGAACAAGGTCGGGATGATCAGCAGCAGTCGCCGAAAAATATATGCCAGCATCTGTTACTCCGTGCCCGCAGGGTCGGCTTGCAGTTTGGTTTCGACTTCTATCGCCGGTGTCACGTTTGGCTTGATCCACCAGGTGGTCGTGCCGATGTCGTACCGGGGCGATGTTTTCGGATGGCCGATGTGGTTCCAGTAAGCCACGCGCCAGGTCTTGATGTGCCAGTTGGGGATCACGTAATAGCCCCATTGCAGCACGCGGTCCAGCGCGCGGGCGTGGGCCACCAGACTTTTGCGCGACTCAGCGTTGATCAATTGCTCGACCAGCTGGTCCACCACCGGGTCTTTCAAACCCATGGAGTTGCGGCTGCCGGGTTTGTCGGCGGCGGCAGACATCCAGAATTCACGCTGTTCATTACCCGGCGAGTTGGATTGCGGGAAGCTGCCGACGATCATGTCGAAATCCCGTGAGCGCACGCGGTTGATGTACTGCGAGACGTCGACCCGACGGATCACCAGGTCAATGCCCAGATCGCTGAGGTTGCGCTTGAACGGCAGCAGCACCCGTTCGAATTCGGTCTGGGCCAGCAGGAATTCGATGGTCACCGGCTTGCCGTTGGCGTCGACCATTTTGTCGTCGACGATCCGCCAGCCGGCCTCTTGCAGCAGTTGATAGGCCTTGCGCTGCTGCGTGCGGATCATGCCGCTGGCGTCGGTCACCGGGTTCTGGAAAGCCTCCGTGAACACTTGCTCAGGGATCTTGCCGCGGAACGGGTCGAGAATGGCCAGCTGATCGGCATCGGGTAAGCCAGTGGCGGCCATTTCCGAGTTTTCGAAGTAACTGCGAGTGCGCACATAGGCGCCGTTGAACAGTTGCTTGTTGGTCCATTCGAAGTCCAGCAGCAACGTCAGCGCCTGGCGCACGCGCACGTCCTGGAACACCGGGCGGCGCAGGTTGAACACAAAACCCTGCATGCCGGTCGGGTTGCCGTTGGGGATCTGTTCCTTGTTCAGCCGACCTTCGGTGACCGCCGGGATGTTGTAGGCGTTGGCCCAGTTCTTCGCGCTCATTTCCAGCCAGAAATCGAACTGACCGGCCTTGAGCGCTTCCAGGGCCACGGTGTTGTCACGGTAATAATCGGTGGTCATCACGTCGAAGTTGTAGAACCCGCGGTTGGCCGGCAGGTCCTTGCCCCAGTAATCCTTGACCCGCTCGTAGCGAATCGAGCGCCCGGCCTTCACCTCGCTGACCTTGTAAGGACCGCTGCCCAACGGAATTTCCAGGTTGCCCTTGTTGAAATCCCGGGTCGCCCACCAGTGTTTGGGCAGTACCGGCAACTGGCCGAGGATCAGCGGCAGTTCGCGGTTGTTGTTGTGCTTGAATTTGAAAAGCACGGTGAGCGGGTCTTCGGCGACCACTTCGGCGACGTCGTTGTAGTAGCCGCGATACAGCGGCGCACCGTCCTTGATCAGGGTCTGGAAGCTGAACACCACATCTTCGGCACGAATCGGGTGACCGTCGTGGAAGCGCGCTTCGGGGCGCAGGTAGAAACGCACCCAGCTGTTGTCCGGGGCCTTTTCGATTTTGCCGGCGACCAGGCCGTATTCGGTGAACGGTTCATCCAGGCCCTGTTTGGCCAGGGTGTCGTAGATCAGTTCGATGTCGCCGGCGGACACGCCTTTGCTGATGAACGGGTTGAGGCTGTCGAAGCCACCGAATCCGGCCTGACGAAAGATCCCGCCCTTGGGCGCATCCGGGTTCACGTAGTCGAAATGCTTGAAGTCGGCCGGGTATTTCGGCGGCTCGTTATACAAGGTCAGGGCGTGTTGCGGGGCGGCGCAAGCCAGCCCGGCGAACAACAGGCCGCTGGCCTGCAGGAGCAGGGCACGTACGGGTTTCATCGATCTTTCTCCGAAGACTTCAGCCACCACGCGCTCAGGCCCAGGGTGTAAGGCGGCGTGGTGACAAAGGCGAACCGGTTGCGGTAAGCCAGGCGGTGATAATTGAGGTACCAGTTGGGAATGATGTAGTGCTGCCACAACAGCACGCGGTCCAGGGCTTTGCCGGCGGCCACCTGTTCATCGCGGGTCTGGGCGGCGAGCAATTGTTCAAGTAAATGATCGACCACCGGGTTGGCGATGCCCGCGTAATTCTTGCTGCCCTTGACCCCGACCTGGCTGGAATGGAAATACTGCCATTGCTCAAGGCCAGGGCTGAGGGTCTGGTTGAGGGTCATCAGGATCATGTCGAAATCGAACTGGTCGAGGCGCTGTTTGTACTGGGCGCGGTCTACCGTGCGCAGCCGGGCGTCGATGCCGATACTGGCGAGGTTCTCGACATAAGGCTGGAGGATGCGTTCCAGGTTCGGGTTGACCAGCAGGATTTCCAGGCGCAGCGATTGTCCGGCCGCGTTCTGTACGTGTTGGCCGTCGAGCTTCCAGCCGGCTTCGGCGAGCAGGCTCAGGGCCTTGCGCATGGTTTCCCTTGGAATGCCGCGCCCTTGGGTCTGCGGCAGGCTGAACGGCTCTGTAAGCAGCTTGGCGGGCAATTGCTCGCGGTAGGGCTTGAGTATCAGCCATTCATGCCCGACCGGAAGACCGGTGGCCGAGAACTCGCTGTTGGGGTAATAACTCATGGCGCGTTTGTAGGCGCCGCTGAACAGCGTGCGATTGGTCCACTCGAAGTCGAACATCAACCCCAGCGCTTCACGGACCCTGGCGTCGGAGTAGGCCGGTCGCCGGGTGTTCATGAACAGGCCCTGGCTCTGGGTCGGGATCTGATGCGGGATTTGCGCCTTGATGACGTCGCCCCGTCGCACGGCCGGGAAGTTGTAACCGTTTTGCCAGTTCTTCGCCTGATGCTCGATATAGATATCGAACTCGCCGGCCTTGAAGGCTTCGAACGCGACGTCACTGTCGCGGTAGAACTCGACTTCCATGCGGTCGACATTGTACTTGCCGCGATTGACCGGCAGGTCTTTGCCCCAGTAATCCTTGACCCGTTCGAACACGATCTGGCGCCCGGGCGTGACCGAGGTGATGCGATAGGGGCCGCTGCCCAGCGGCGGCTCGAAGGTGGTGGCCTTGAAGTCGCGACCTTTCCAGTAATGCTGCGGCAGCACCGGCAACTCGCCCAGGCGCAGGATCAGCAGCGGATTGCCCGCGCGCTTGAAAACAAAACGAATGCGCTGCGGGTTGAGCACGTCCACCCGCAACACTTCCTGAAGATTGGTGCGGTATTGCGGATGGCCTTCCTTGAGGAGCAATCGGTAGGAGAACGCAACGTCGTACGCGGTGATCGGCGTGCCATCGTGAAATCGTGCTTCGGGGCGCAGGTTGAACACCACCCAGCTGCGGTCTTCGCTGTATTCCACCGATTGGGCGATCAAGCCATAACTGGACGTCGGCTCGTCGCCGGACGGTGCGTATTGGCCTGTGCCGACCATCAGCGGTTCGTTCAGCTCATTGATGCCGTATTGCAGGAAATTCGCGGTGGAGACCGGGCTCGAGCCCTTGAATGTGTACGGGTTGAGCGTATCGAAGGTGCCAAACGCCATCACCCGCAACGTACCGCCCTTGGGCGCTTGCGGGTTGACCCAGTCGAAGTGGGTAAATCTGGCCGGGTACTTGAGTGTGCCGAACTGCGCATAACCATGGCTTTCGCTGATCGTCGCGCTTGCGGGGGAGCTCAAGGCCAGGCTGATCAGGAACAGGAGGAGGGGACGCTTCAAGTCAGAGATCCGATCCAGGCGGCTTGGGCTTTGTGGGCCGTACAGTAACAGCTTGTATGGACAGGAAAAAGATGGGGATTTAATGCAGGGTTAATTGCAAATGCGACAGGGCTGAAAACGCGAACCTGTGGCGAGGGGGCAAGCCCCCTCGTCACAAAAAGTTCTCAACCATCAAGCAAAAAAAAGCCCCTGAAGTCAGGGGCTCTTTATTAGTGTGGCGAAGCAACCGTCAGCATCTGCCCCGGCTTCAGCGCTTGGCCGACACGCGGATTCCAGCGTTTGAGGTGTTGCATTTCAACGTTGAAACGCTTGGCCACGATGTACAGCGAATCACCTTGCTGGACCTTGTATTGGGTCTGCGGCTTTTTGCTCTTCGTCTTGGCATTGGCTGCCACGACGGTGTTGATGCGTCCGTCGCTGCGCTTGGCCTTGTCCTGCATCACCAGCGTCTGGCCAACCTTCAAGTCCTTGCCGGTCAGCTTGTTCCAGCGTTGCAGGTCCTTGACCTCGACCTTGTTGGCCTTGGCGATGGTGCCGAGGTTGTCGCCACGTTTAACCCGGTAGGCGCGTTTCAAGGTGGCCAGCTGGGCATCGTCTACCCCTTCGAAAACCGGTTTGAGCGGCTTCTTGCTGATCAATTCTTCAGGACGCATGGTCGACAGGCTGGCGGTCAGCAGCTGCGCCTTGGACGTCGGCACCAGCAAATGCTGAGGACCGTCGATGGTCGTGCGCTGCTTGAAGGCCGGGTTGAGCTGGAACAGTTCGTCTTCGTCAATATTGGCCACCGCAGCGACCTTGGACAGGTCCATGCGCTGGTTGATTTCGACGACCTGGAAGTACGGTTCGTTGGCGATCGGGTTGAGGTTCACGCCGTAGGCTTCCGGCGCCAGCACCACTTGCGACAAGGCCAGCAGCTTCGGCACATAGGCCTGGGTTTCGGCCGGCAGCGGCAGGTTCCAGTAATCGGTGGGCAGGCCGAGCCTTTCGTTGCGCTCGATGGCCCGGCTGACCGTACCTTCACCGGCGTTGTAGGCCGCCAGGGCCAGCAGCCAGTCGCCGTTGAACATGTCGTGCAGGCGGGTCAGGTAATCCATGGCCGCGGTGGTCGAGGCGGTGATATCGCGACGGCCATCATAGAAACGGGTCTGACGCAGGTTGAAGTAACGCCCGGTGGACGGAATGAATTGCCACAAGCCCACCGCATCGGCCCGGGAATAGGCCATCGGGTTGTAGGCGCTTTCAATCACTGGCAGCAGCGCCAGCTCCAGCGGCATGTTGCGTTCTTCAAGGCGTTCGACGATGTAATGGATGTACAGGCTGCCGCGTTCGCCAGCGTTTTCGAGGAAAGAAGGATTGCTGGCGAACCACAGGCGCTGTTGTTCGATGCGCGGGTTGACGCCCAGGCCTTCCTGCAGCTGGAAGCCCTGGCGCATGCGCTCCCAGACGTCCTGTGGAATTTGCGGGGTCGGCTTTTCGCTGAGCCAGATAGGCTTCTGTTTGGCTCGAGCGGCGATATTGGGAGTGTGGGCCGCGTCGGTCTGCGGCACATGGCTGGAACAGCCCGCCAATGTGGCGGACACAGCCACCGCTATGGCTTGAGCCAAGCGGGTCAATGCGTCTGAATTGATGGCTTTACGAATAGATGACGACATTGGCTGGAAGTAAGTTCCGGGCAAAAATGTCGGGCGATTCTAGAAAGCGCACCCCCTGCGGTCAACCATTCAGATTTTTCGTTCCAACGGCAAAGCGGTTTAGAACGTATCTTTCCAAGCACGCAAGGCAGCAAAAACCGCACTGGGAGCCCGGTTATGGACGCCGTTCCGTTCGTCCACTTTTTCTTTAACGGATGTTTCGCCGGTGCGCAAAAACGGGTTTGTCTGCTTTTCAAGGCCCAGCGTAGAGGGCAGCGTGATGATTCCGGCTTCCCGTTGTTCGGTGACTTTGGCCAGGCGTTCGGCGGTGTGTGGGTTGCCGGGTTCGACCGCTGCGGCGAAGCGCAGATTGCTCAAGGTGTATTCATGGGCGCAATAGACCCGCGTATCCTCGGGAAGAGAGGCGAGGCGCGTCAGCGACGTGTGCATTTGCTCGGGCGTACCTTCGAACAGGCGCCCGCAACCGGCGGCGAACAGGGTGTCACCGCAAAACAGCGTTCCCAAGTGGTAGAAGGCGATGTGCCCCAGGGTATGGCCCGGAACTTCGATTACATCGAAGTCCCAACCCAGCACGTTGATGCGATCGTTATCCTTGAGCGCGACTTCCCGCGCCGGGATGGTTTCGCTGGCCGGTCCGTAGACCTTCGCGTCTGTCGCTTTTTTCAGTTGTTCGACGCCGCCGACATGGTCGTGATGATGGTGAGTGATCAGAATGTCACTCAGCACCCAGCCCGGATGGGCGGCAAGCCAAGCCTGCACCGGCGCGGCATCGCCCGGATCGACCACGGCGCAGCGCCGGGTTTCGGGGTCTTGTAACAACCAGATGTAGTTGTCGGTGAAGGCGGGCAGGGCTGTGATCTGTATCATCGTCGGATTCGCCAAGCTGAAAACAATGGCGCATCTTAGAACTTCCTGGCGCGTTGGAGAATGCAATGACCGATAAAGCGTTCGCTCAGGCTGATCCTGACTGGCTGGCCTTGATCAGCGCAGCCCGTGAATGGCTGTCCGGCCCCCTCGGACAATTTCTGCTGGACGAAGAGCGCCGCATGCTCGATGACGAGTTGGGACGCTTCTTTGGTGGCTATCTGGTGCATTACGGTCCTTCGGCCGAGACACCGCCGTCGGCACCGCAAGTCCAGCGCAATGTGCGGCTCGGCGCGCCGTTGCCGGGTGTCGAAATCGTCTGTGAGGAACAAGCCTGGCCGTTGAGCGAGCATGCCGCCGATGTGGTGGTGCTGCAGCATGGTCTGGATTTCTGCCTGTCTCCTCACGGTTTGCTGCGGGAAGCTGCAAGCAGCGTGCGCCCCGGCGGGCATTTGCTGATTGTCGGAATCAACCCCTGGAGCACCTGGGGTTTGCGTCACGTGTTCGCCCATGACGCCTTGCGCAAGGCCCGTTGCATTTCTCCGTCACGGGTCGGTGACTGGCTGAACCTGTTGGGCTTCGCGCTGGAGAAACGCCGCTTCGGATGCTATCGTCCGCCGCTTGCGTCCCCCGCCTGGCAAGCCCGTCTGGCCGGTTGGGAGCGCAAGGCCGGTGACTGGCAATTGTCTGGCGGCGGCTTCTATTTATTGGTGGCGCGCAAGATTGTGGTGGGCCTGCGTCCGCTTCGTCAGGAACGTCGCGAACCGATGGGCAAGCTGATTCCCTTGCCGATGGCCAAGGTCAACCGACGCAATATCGAACCGTAATACCTGTTTTTATTCCCGGCCGGGTTTGTCCCGGCCTCGGGCATCGTCGATCGCTGATCGGCGAGCCACCGCATTTTCTGGATAGATTGGCATGAGCGATAGCGTAGAACTCTTCACCGACGGCGCCTGCAAGGGCAATCCCGGTCCTGGCGGCTGGGGCGCATTGCTGGTGTGCAAGGGCGTTGAAAAAGAACTCTGGGGCGGCGAAGCCAATACCACCAACAACCGCATGGAACTGATGGGCGCGATCCGCGGGCTGGAAGAGCTCAAGCGTTCCTGCGACGTGCTGCTGGTGACCGACTCCCAGTACGTGATGAAAGGCATCAACGAGTGGATGGACAACTGGAAGAAGCGCGGCTGGAAAACGGCGGCGAAAGAGCCGGTGAAAAACGCAGACCTGTGGAAGCTGCTGGATGAACAGGTCAACCGTCACAACGTCACCTGGAAATGGGTGCGCGGGCATATTGGCCATCACGGCAACGAACGGGCCGACCAGTTGGCTAACCGTGGCGTGGATGAAGTGCGCGGGTACAAGCAGGCCTGAATCGGTTTCTACCGACGCACCGCGTTATCGTTCTTCGCGAGCAAGCCCGCTCCCACCTTCGATCTCGAGTGAAATCAAAATGTGGTTACACCCACAATTTAATGTGGGAGCGGGCTTGCTCGCGAAGAACGATAACGCGGTATACCGTTGGAAATCACAGCATCAAAATCGCGGCAGCCAGTTGTTGGTCTGAGTACTTTTCGGCTATTGCACCGCGAATCCGCTCAAATGCCGCTTCAATCCGCGCCCCGCGGATTTCCCCTTCGCTTGCCACAAACGCTGCCGCGTCATCCTTGGCGGCTAGCACGATTTTGTCATCCTTGAATGATCCGCTGGTGCCCTTGGACGAACTCAAGGTCAGGCTCAGCGTGATATCCGTGCTGATGACAAAACTGGTGGCCTGAGCGCCCGAGCTCAACAAGCAGGTACTCAACACAAGAAGCTGTGCACTCTTCATGACATTTCAAACCCTTGGGAAT
Proteins encoded in this window:
- the fabI gene encoding enoyl-ACP reductase FabI, which gives rise to MGFLAGKRVLIVGVASKLSIASGIAAAMHREGAELAFTYQNDKLKGRVEEFAQSWGSNPDLCFPCDVASDEEIAKVFEALSKKWDGLDCIVHSVGFAPGDQLDGDFTEATTREGFRIAHDISAYSFVALAKAGREMMKGRNGSLLTLSYLGAERTMPNYNVMGMAKASLEAGVRYLAGSLGPDGTRVNCVSAGPIRTLAASGIKNFRKMLAANEAQTPLRRNVTIDEVGNAGAFLCSDLASGISGEIMYVDGGFNTTAMGSLEE
- a CDS encoding ABC transporter permease; protein product: MNLSPLNRRRFELFKANKRGWWSLWLFLVLFGLSLGAELIANDKPLVVHYDNSWYFPAVKRYPETAFGGEFPLEANYKSPYIRELLKAKDAWVLWAPIPYSYQSINYDLKVPAPAPPSADNLLGTDDQGRDVLARVIYGFRISVLFALTLTILSSIIGVIAGALQGFYGGWVDLAGQRFLEIWSGLPVLYLLIILASFVQPNFWWLLGIMLLFSWMSLVDVVRAEFLRGRNLEYVRAARALGMQNGAIMFRHILPNAMVSTMTFMPFILTGAIGTLTALDFLGFGLPPGAPSLGELVAQGKSNLQAPWLGMSAFAVLALMLSLLVFIGESARDAFDPRK
- a CDS encoding microcin C ABC transporter permease YejB, which translates into the protein MLAYIFRRLLLIIPTLFGILLINFVIIQAAPGGPVEQMIAKLEGFEGATSRIAGGGAEVSVAGSAYRGAQGLDPMLVKEIEHMYGFDKSAPERLWIMVKNYATLDFGDSFFRDAKVIDLIKEKMPVSISLGLWSTLIMYLVSIPLGIAKATRHGSHFDVWTSSAIIVGYAIPAFLFAILLIVVFAGGSYFDWFPLRGLTSNNFDELSMGGKVLDYFWHLALPVTALVIGNFATMTLLTKNSFLDEINKQYVVTAKAKGLTNHRVLYGHVFRNAMLLVIAGFPSAFIGIFFTGSLLVEVIFSLDGLGLMSFEAAINRDYPVVFGTLFIFTLLGLVVKLIGDLTYTFVDPRIDFESREH
- a CDS encoding ABC transporter ATP-binding protein gives rise to the protein MNQDNLIEVRDLSVEFVVGDRCQRVVEGVSFDIKRGETLALVGESGSGKSVTAHSILRLLPYPLARHPSGTIEYSGQDLLSLKEKTIRHIRGNRIAMIFQEPMTSLNPLHSIEKQINEVLGIHKGLIGKVATKRTLELLEMVGIPEPEKRLKALPHELSGGQRQRVMIAMALANEPELLIADEPTTALDVTVQLKILELLKELQARLGMALLLISHDLNLVRRIAHRVCVMQRGCIVEQASCEELFRAPQHPYTRELLAAEPSGKPATNVIGPPLLQVEDLKVWFPIKKGLLKKTVDHIKAVDGINFSLPQGQTLGIVGESGSGKSTLGLAILRLIGSKGAIRFEGKQLDCLTQQQVRPLRREMQVVFQDPFGSLSPRMCVSQIVGEGLRIHKMGTEAEQEQAIIAALKEVGLDPETRHRYPHEFSGGQRQRIAIARALVLKPALILLDEPTSALDRTVQRQVVELLRSLQTKYNLTYLFISHDLAVVKALSHQLMVVKHGQVVEQGDAQSIFAAPQHPYTQQLLEAAFLAPATAQ
- a CDS encoding transglycosylase SLT domain-containing protein, with amino-acid sequence MSSSIRKAINSDALTRLAQAIAVAVSATLAGCSSHVPQTDAAHTPNIAARAKQKPIWLSEKPTPQIPQDVWERMRQGFQLQEGLGVNPRIEQQRLWFASNPSFLENAGERGSLYIHYIVERLEERNMPLELALLPVIESAYNPMAYSRADAVGLWQFIPSTGRYFNLRQTRFYDGRRDITASTTAAMDYLTRLHDMFNGDWLLALAAYNAGEGTVSRAIERNERLGLPTDYWNLPLPAETQAYVPKLLALSQVVLAPEAYGVNLNPIANEPYFQVVEINQRMDLSKVAAVANIDEDELFQLNPAFKQRTTIDGPQHLLVPTSKAQLLTASLSTMRPEELISKKPLKPVFEGVDDAQLATLKRAYRVKRGDNLGTIAKANKVEVKDLQRWNKLTGKDLKVGQTLVMQDKAKRSDGRINTVVAANAKTKSKKPQTQYKVQQGDSLYIVAKRFNVEMQHLKRWNPRVGQALKPGQMLTVASPH
- a CDS encoding extracellular solute-binding protein, which encodes MKRPLLLFLISLALSSPASATISESHGYAQFGTLKYPARFTHFDWVNPQAPKGGTLRVMAFGTFDTLNPYTFKGSSPVSTANFLQYGINELNEPLMVGTGQYAPSGDEPTSSYGLIAQSVEYSEDRSWVVFNLRPEARFHDGTPITAYDVAFSYRLLLKEGHPQYRTNLQEVLRVDVLNPQRIRFVFKRAGNPLLILRLGELPVLPQHYWKGRDFKATTFEPPLGSGPYRITSVTPGRQIVFERVKDYWGKDLPVNRGKYNVDRMEVEFYRDSDVAFEAFKAGEFDIYIEHQAKNWQNGYNFPAVRRGDVIKAQIPHQIPTQSQGLFMNTRRPAYSDARVREALGLMFDFEWTNRTLFSGAYKRAMSYYPNSEFSATGLPVGHEWLILKPYREQLPAKLLTEPFSLPQTQGRGIPRETMRKALSLLAEAGWKLDGQHVQNAAGQSLRLEILLVNPNLERILQPYVENLASIGIDARLRTVDRAQYKQRLDQFDFDMILMTLNQTLSPGLEQWQYFHSSQVGVKGSKNYAGIANPVVDHLLEQLLAAQTRDEQVAAGKALDRVLLWQHYIIPNWYLNYHRLAYRNRFAFVTTPPYTLGLSAWWLKSSEKDR
- a CDS encoding extracellular solute-binding protein; the protein is MKPVRALLLQASGLLFAGLACAAPQHALTLYNEPPKYPADFKHFDYVNPDAPKGGIFRQAGFGGFDSLNPFISKGVSAGDIELIYDTLAKQGLDEPFTEYGLVAGKIEKAPDNSWVRFYLRPEARFHDGHPIRAEDVVFSFQTLIKDGAPLYRGYYNDVAEVVAEDPLTVLFKFKHNNNRELPLILGQLPVLPKHWWATRDFNKGNLEIPLGSGPYKVSEVKAGRSIRYERVKDYWGKDLPANRGFYNFDVMTTDYYRDNTVALEALKAGQFDFWLEMSAKNWANAYNIPAVTEGRLNKEQIPNGNPTGMQGFVFNLRRPVFQDVRVRQALTLLLDFEWTNKQLFNGAYVRTRSYFENSEMAATGLPDADQLAILDPFRGKIPEQVFTEAFQNPVTDASGMIRTQQRKAYQLLQEAGWRIVDDKMVDANGKPVTIEFLLAQTEFERVLLPFKRNLSDLGIDLVIRRVDVSQYINRVRSRDFDMIVGSFPQSNSPGNEQREFWMSAAADKPGSRNSMGLKDPVVDQLVEQLINAESRKSLVAHARALDRVLQWGYYVIPNWHIKTWRVAYWNHIGHPKTSPRYDIGTTTWWIKPNVTPAIEVETKLQADPAGTE